A window of the Chanodichthys erythropterus isolate Z2021 chromosome 21, ASM2448905v1, whole genome shotgun sequence genome harbors these coding sequences:
- the sec16b gene encoding protein transport protein Sec16B isoform X2: MEPRGQGWHMPGHQYQSSDRDDQYRSSHQSPYYYPHTDPRGRERQWPYVDPRYGSYIASPPPKPEYTEYTGYSSSYASNQPLHFRPHSRQEYDYTNPSYWPYREDYGYYDYHGYHRPQYSSPDGGGWSQTDDWRTDGRGLQQQSARASYIDQQGYNLRTDTQYGVSERQHRESMENGDGTGEVYDSGALANSKASGLSSSSYELSQYINGAEQSEPELISHTDAVPIEVVPLKFCIPHVAVSFGPAGQLVRASPVLASEGEPAQVEIHSLEVILCDTQEQQNMRDFPGPLAREDLHKVDAINFALQMSEECLKDEKLEDATSAALLWYLLILLCRQNGRIMGSDVAELLMRDSMGTCAVSGELGDEKSLIDLNETPTSGNETLNISDLLTGYPPTDKEATEQNLQKYTKLLLSGRKKEALESAMQSGLWGHALFLASKMDSRSYNMVLSRFTGSLAPSDPLQTIFQLLSGRIPAVSMSWSCEKWGDWRPHLAVMLSNETGDPIIHHRSIIAMGDTLASRDMLFASQICYLTAQCPFGWYKNRSERLVLLGSKQSVQFSKFCHNSAIRCTELFEYCQRLGNAEFIIPAFQVYKFLYACRLLDCGLFSQAFHYCEVVAKALLRIEEPHVVLLGELINLVDRLKFSEAQLNDTGVSQPFLDPDWLVQIRCRHQTMLVGNYCSETYQSAVGETTWTHEDSNKCSDFTEGSQTEAANHASIENEPPKPSQSMISHTDAQFQESPASISFEEQAPMTVAPVPLYPTQQPMTLPPVFPMETFGPPPVSKDQSHANLDSSSKHDSFHSHTAASTSHPKSYSNTGGDFSADALMQGAAEIDAVVGSVNQSRTIPSEDNNREANTQSPKSSKPGWFSGWFKSKPKEDPKEQILEPNPTTQESTANFPFPSSPPPIPKASQAQFSGINPYSRSAGQKLSGTMSQNQGYMSQGP, from the exons ATGGAGCCCAGAGGGCAAGGCTGGCATATGCCAGGCCATCAGTACCAGTCTAGCGACAGAGATGACCAATACAGATCGTCCCACCAATCGCCGTATTACTACCCACATACAGACCCaagagggagagaaagacagTGGCCCTATGTGGATCCTCGGTATGGAAGCTACATCGCCAGTCCTCCTCCTAAACCAGAGTATACAGAGTATACTGGATATAGCAGCAGTTATGCATCAAACCAACCATTGCACTTCAGACCTCACTCCAG GCAGGAATATGACTACACCAATCCCAGCTACTGGCCCTACAGAGAAGACTACGGGTATTATGATTATCATGGTTATCACAGACCACAGTACAGCTCCCCAG ATGGTGGTGGCTGGAGCCAAACAGATGATTGGAGAACAGACGGAAGAGGATTGCAGCAACAGTCTGCAAGAGCTTCATACATAGATCAGCAGGG cTATAACCTTAGAACAGACACTCAATATGGTGTCTCAGAGAGACAGCACAGAGAAAGTATGGAAAATGGAGATGGAACTGGAGAG GTGTATGATAGTGGAGCTCTTGCCAACTCTAAAGCATCAGGCCTGTCCTCAAGCAGCTATGAGCTCAGCCAGTACATTAATGGAGCTGAACAGAGTGAACCAGAGCTCATTTCTCACACAG ATGCTGTACCCATAGAGGTAGTCCCACTAAAGTTCTGCATCCCTCATGTGGCAGTGAGTTTTGGCCCTGCAGGTCAGCTGGTAAGAGCCAGTCCAGTCCTTGCCTCTGAGGGTGAGCCTGCTCAAGTGGAAATCCACAGCTTGGAG GTAATTCTCTGTGACACACAAGAACAGCAGAATATGAGAGACTTTCCTGGACCATTGGCTAG GGAGGATTTGCATAAGGTTGATGCCATTAACTTTGCCCTGCAAATGTCAGAAGAATGTCTGAAGGATGAGAAATTAGAAGATGCCACTTCTGCTGCCCTCTTGTGGTATCTCCTAATACTGCTGTGCAGACAGAATGGA AGAATTATGGGTTCAGATGTTGCAGAACTGCTGATGAGGGACTCCATGGGTACGTGTGCGGTCTCTGGTGAGCTTGGAGATGAAAAAAGCCTCATTGATCTTAATGAAACACCCACATCAGGAAATGAGACCCTCAATATATCTGACCTTCTGACTGGATACCCCCCAACTGACAAAGAGGCCACAGAACAAAATCTTCAGAAATACACAAAACTGTTGCTGTCTGGCAGGAAGAAG GAGGCACTGGAGTCAGCCATGCAGAGTGGACTTTGGGGTCATGCCTTATTTCTGGCCAGCAAAATGGACAGTAGATCCTACAACATGGTGCTGagcag ATTTACAGGCAGTCTGGCTCCTAGTGACCCTCTGCAAACTATCTTCCAGCTGCTCTCTGGGAGGATTCCAGCTGTTTCCATG TCCTGGAGTTGTGAGAAGTGGGGAGACTGGCGACCACACTTGGCTGTTATGCTGTCCAATGAGACAGGAGACCCAATTATACATCACAGGTCCATCATCGCCATGGGCGATACCCTAG CCTCCAGGGATATGCTGTTTGCCTCCCAAATCTGCTACCTTACAGCTCAATGTCCCTTTGGCTGGTACAAAAACAGATCAGAGCGCCTGGTGCTTCTGGGCAGCAAGCAAAG TGTACAGTTTTCCAAGTTCTGTCACAACTCTGCCATTCGCTGTACTGAACTGTTTGAGTACTGTCAAAGGCTTGGAAATGCTGAATTTATCATTCCTGCTTTTCAG GTGTATAAATTCCTGTATGCATGCCGGCTGCTGGACTGTGGTCTGTTTTCTCAAGCCTTCCACTACTGTGAGGTGGTGGCAAAAGCTCTGCTCAGGATAGAGGAACCCCATGTAGTGCTGCTTGGAGAGCTTATTAAT TTGGTGGACAGACTGAAGTTCTCTGAGGCACAGCTCAATGACACAGGTGTCAGTCAGCCTTTCCTGGACCCTGACTGGCTGGTGCAGATCCGCTGCAGACACCAGACCATGCTG GTGGGGAACTACTGTAGTGAGACATACCAGTCGGCAGTTGGGGAAACTACTTGGACTCATGAGGACAGCAACAAGTGTTCAG ATTTTACAGAAGGTTCCCAGACAGAGGCAGCTAACCATGCTAGCATTGAAAATGAACCCCCAAAACCATCTCAATCCATGATATCGCACACTGATGCCCAGTTTCAGGAGTCACCAGCGAGCATCTCTTTTGAAGAACAGGCTCCTATGACTGTTGCCCCAGTGCCACTCTACCCGACTCAGCAACCAATGACACTGCCCCCAGTCTTCCCTATGGAAACGTTTGGGCCTCCACCAGTTTCAAAAGACCAAAGCCACGCTAATCTTGATAGCAGCAGTAAACATGATAGCTTTCACAGTCACACTGCTGCATCCACTTCGCATCCAAAAAGCTACAGTAATACAG GTGGGGACTTTTCTGCTGATGCACTAATG CAGGGTGCTGCTGAAATTGATGCTGTAGTTGGGAGTGTTAATCAGTCCAGGACAATTCCAAGTGAGGACAACAACAGAGAGGCCAACACACAATCACCTAAG AGCTCTAAGCCTGGATGGTTCAGTGGCTGGTTCAAGTCCAAGCCTAAAGAAGACCCAAAAGAACAAATCCTAGAACCCAATCCTACCACGCAG